The window TCATGCGCATGCGCAAGCGCTTTGCACGATCATAGCTGGTGACACGCGTAGCGGCCGCTCTCGGCTGGGGTGCCCGAGCCTTCACTTTGCTGGGCTTTTCGGATACATCGCGCTGCAGATGTATATGGGCTCGCTAATAAGGCTTGCTCCACAGGATAGGAACCGAATGACGAAAGAAGAAGTACTTGAGTTTCCCGGCGTGGTCACGGAGCTGCTGCCAAACGCGACATTTCGCGTCAAGCTTGAGAATGAACACGAAATTGTCGCCCACACGGCTGGGCGGATGCGCAAGAACAGAATCCGTGTTCTCGCTGGCGACAAGGTCCTTGTCGAAATGACCCCTTACGACCTTACAAAAGGTCGCATCACCTACCGGTACAAATAGGCTCTCCGTCCAATTGATTTGCCAGCGTAGCAATTATGGTAATGCCTCAGCATCCCCGCTCATCTGGTGAATTGCAGTGTCGCTAACCTCCCCCGATCCGTCGGATGTTCCACTGTTGGTGTTGGCGTCAGCTTCGCCGCGGCGACTGTCTCTGCTGGAACAGATTGGCTTGGTTCCCGACCGACTTGAACCGGCCTATGTCGACGAGTCACCGCAGCGCCTGGAGCTGCCGCGCAATCTGGCGTTACGTCTTGCAAAAATGAAGGCCGTGACGGCGCAACGGCGACTGGCGGTCGAAGACAATTACCGTGGCGCACTTGTGCTGGCCGCAGATACTGTTGTCGCAGTTGGCCGCCGCATCTTACCGAAAGCCGAAACAAAAGCGCAGGCTGAGCGTTGCCTAGAGTTGCTGTCAGGGCGCGCGCACCGCGTTTTCACGGCGGTTGCCGTCGTTGATCCAAATGAAAAGGTTGTCACCAAAACGGTCGAAACCCGCGTGCGGTTCAAACGCCTGTCGCGCGTCGAAATTGCGGCCTACCTGACGACGATGGAATGGGACGGAAAGGCCGGAGGTTACGCTATCCAGGGTAATGCGGGAGCGTTTGTCGTGCAGATCGTCGGCTCTTACACAGGGGTTGTGGGTCTGCCGCTATACGAGACAGCGCAACTGCTAGCCGGACGCGGGCTGCCCATAACCGAAAGTTGGGTGCAGACTTCGCCCGCTTCAGTGGATGTCTGAGGCATCAATCGATGGCTGCACGCTCGAAACCTTGTCCGATCTGCGAACGCCCCGCAACGAAGGCCAACGCACCATTTTGCTCGGACCGGTGCAAGCAGGTCGATCTCAACCGCTGGCTTGATGGAAGCTACGCCATCCCAGCCGCTGAGAGCGATGCACCCGATGCTGAAGACTATGCGGCAAGCGTGCATGATGATCCAATTGTGAACGCGTCTGTTCGTTCGCGGCCAACGAAGCACTGACCGTTCGGCGTGAAACGCGGGTGGGTTCGTCCTAAGCCCTTTCTGCCGCGCGCCGCGCATGCCCAAAGCAAAAGACCATGCTTAACCTGTCTTTAAGCTCAACTGTGGCTATTCATACTACAACTTTAGATTGAATAATCACACAGAGCATCTTGAGGTGTAGGCATGCTTGAGCGAATTTCCCTGAAAACGATGATTGTCGCTGGCTTCACTTGCACGCTTGTCTTGCTGGTACTTCTGGCAGCGGTGGCGCTACGCGGCAACGCGATCATTGGCGCCGACTTTACCGATTATCGGCAAGCCGCCCGCGAAGGTTTGCTGATGAATGAGGCCAATGCCGCGCTGCTGGAGACCCGTTTGGCGGTCACGCAGTTTCGTATGACGCATGACATGGCGCGCGCGGATGCCGTACGGGCGTCACTAGACAGTCTTGACGGCATCAAGGCGCAGGCAGACTCCATCATCACCGAGCCTGCAGTGATTGAGCGGCTCGAACAGCTGCGTGCGGGGGTCGGGCACTATCGCGCCGCGTTTGAAGAGATGATGCAGGTTCATCAGGAGATGGCAGTTCTCACGCCGGAGATTTCAAATGAAGGCCGAGCCGCGCGTTCGGCAATCAGCGAAATCATGCAAAGCGCCTATGCCGATAATGATGCCGAAGCGGCCTATCTTGGCGGGGTGCTACAACAGAATATCATGCTCGCTCGGCTGTATGCCGATCGCTATCTTGCGACCTCCTCACCTGATCACCTCGAACGCGTCTCGCTTGAGCGTGAACGGGTGCTTGAAGCAGGCGCAACCTTGTTGCGGGCCCTCCAGAATCCGGCCCGTCGCTCGCTTCACCGTCAGTTCATCGATCATTTCAACCGCTTTTCATCCAGCTTTGACGATGCGGCAGCGTTATTGCAGCAGATGAACGCCATCAAGAATGAGCGACTTAATATCCTCGGTCCGCAAGTCATGGCCGGCTATACAAGCTTGCTCCGCGCGGCAACCGATACCCAGAACACGCTTGGGCCAAAGGCAGCGTCCGAGATTGCAAGCGTCAGCCGTACGACGGTCATTCTTACGATTGTTGCGTTGGCGATTGGCGCCCTCGCCGCCTACCTTATTGGGCGGACGATCACCAAAGCCCTATCGGCTGCTGTTGGCCGGATGAGTGCTCTGGCGGAGGGTTCACTAGACATCGAGATTGAGGGCGACGCGCGCGCCGATGAGTTGGGCGACATGGCCCGAGCACTGCGCATCTTCCAAACCAATGGTCATGAAAAGGTGCGCCTTGAGACTGAGCAGGCGGCGCAAGCCGAACGCGCGGAGGAGGAAAAACGGGCCTCGAT is drawn from Pseudomonadota bacterium and contains these coding sequences:
- the infA gene encoding translation initiation factor IF-1 codes for the protein MTKEEVLEFPGVVTELLPNATFRVKLENEHEIVAHTAGRMRKNRIRVLAGDKVLVEMTPYDLTKGRITYRYK
- a CDS encoding Maf family nucleotide pyrophosphatase is translated as MSLTSPDPSDVPLLVLASASPRRLSLLEQIGLVPDRLEPAYVDESPQRLELPRNLALRLAKMKAVTAQRRLAVEDNYRGALVLAADTVVAVGRRILPKAETKAQAERCLELLSGRAHRVFTAVAVVDPNEKVVTKTVETRVRFKRLSRVEIAAYLTTMEWDGKAGGYAIQGNAGAFVVQIVGSYTGVVGLPLYETAQLLAGRGLPITESWVQTSPASVDV
- the yacG gene encoding DNA gyrase inhibitor YacG, which translates into the protein MAARSKPCPICERPATKANAPFCSDRCKQVDLNRWLDGSYAIPAAESDAPDAEDYAASVHDDPIVNASVRSRPTKH
- a CDS encoding HAMP domain-containing methyl-accepting chemotaxis protein, coding for MLERISLKTMIVAGFTCTLVLLVLLAAVALRGNAIIGADFTDYRQAAREGLLMNEANAALLETRLAVTQFRMTHDMARADAVRASLDSLDGIKAQADSIITEPAVIERLEQLRAGVGHYRAAFEEMMQVHQEMAVLTPEISNEGRAARSAISEIMQSAYADNDAEAAYLGGVLQQNIMLARLYADRYLATSSPDHLERVSLERERVLEAGATLLRALQNPARRSLHRQFIDHFNRFSSSFDDAAALLQQMNAIKNERLNILGPQVMAGYTSLLRAATDTQNTLGPKAASEIASVSRTTVILTIVALAIGALAAYLIGRTITKALSAAVGRMSALAEGSLDIEIEGDARADELGDMARALRIFQTNGHEKVRLETEQAAQAERAEEEKRASMNALADGFEASVNEVVAAVSAAAEQMLGLAQAMSEAADRANHRSSAVSAASEEASTNVETVAAASEEMTNSIAEVSERISQSATMTDDAARGAERATSTVSQLSTSAQTIGDVVRLISDIAEQTNLLALNATIEAARAGEAGKGFAVVASEVKSLANQTAKATEQISNQVNGMQGDTNAVVDAISSIGSMISELNTTASSIAAAVEEQHSATQEIARNTQQAADGTREVSSNITEVSTAVMETGEAAREVLSASSQLAGDAERLRDRMRAFLEQVRAA